The following proteins come from a genomic window of Plutella xylostella chromosome 22, ilPluXylo3.1, whole genome shotgun sequence:
- the LOC119693956 gene encoding uncharacterized protein LOC119693956: MYSSSANGMFGGNLTFDHRIQEWGIFKSRFNQFCLANDINEDTDKAGLKRRALLLTSMAEETYRVVRDLASPTSLEDQEYTALLTLLEKHFVPKKSSFAERYNFYKAEQRAGEELAEWAARVRSLAQHCGFGAELQTALRDRFVLGLENVKEKEKLFSESISSLTFDRALELAASVRCARLALGGARQEPAPQLYALRPGAPRAAAAAGASQSDSARCEVCGYKSHSKDQCRFVNLTCKNCHKRGHLKRMCKLRVKSNNFMETVDGDIVEDLTN, from the coding sequence ATGTATTCGAGTAGTGCAAATGGAATGTTCGGGGGTAACCTCACTTTTGACCATCGGATACAAGAATGGGGCATCTTTAAAAGTAGATTTAACCAGTTTTGCTTGGCTAATGATATTAATGAAGATACTGATAAGGCTGGTTTAAAACGAAGAGCCCTATTGCTAACGTCCATGGCAGAAGAAACATACCGCGTCGTAAGAGACTTGGCCTCTCCTACAAGCTTGGAAGATCAAGAGTATACCGCATTGTTGACGCTATTggaaaaacattttgttcCGAAGAAAAGCAGTTTTGCCGAAAGGTACAACTTTTACAAAGCAGAACAACGGGCGGGCGAGGAGTTGGCTGAGTGGGCGGCGCGAGTGCGCAGTCTGGCACAGCACTGCGGCTTCGGGGCGGAGCTGCAGACGGCGCTGCGGGACCGCTTCGTGCTGGGTCTCGAAAACGTGAAGGAGAAAGAGAAGCTGTTCTCCGAGAGCATCAGCAGCCTGACGTTCGACCGCGCGCTGGAGCTGGCGGCGAGCGTGCGGTGCGCGCGCCTGGCGCTGGGCGGCGCCCGGCAGGAGCCCGCGCCGCAGCTGTACGCGCTGCGCCCGGGTgcaccgcgcgccgccgccgccgccggggcaTCTCAGAGTGATAGTGCTCGTTGTGAAGTGTGTGGCTATAAGAGCCATTCTAAAGATCAGTGCCGGTTTGTGAATTTAACGTGCAAAAACTGTCATAAAAGGGGACACCTAAAACGTATGTGCAAACTTCGAGTTAAAAGTAACAACTTCATGGAAACTGTAGACGGCGACATTGTTGAAG